A window from Magnetospirillum sp. 15-1 encodes these proteins:
- the gap gene encoding type I glyceraldehyde-3-phosphate dehydrogenase: MTVRVGINGFGRIGRMVFRAVAKEFPEIEIVGINDLLEPDYLAYMLKYDSVHGRFNGDVTVEGSNLIVNGKKVRLTAVKDPAELKWDEVKADIVIESTGLFLSADVAEKHLKAGAKKVLMSAPSKDDTPMFVYGVNHEKYAGEKIVSAASCTTNCLAPVAKVLNDNWGIKRGLMTTVHAATATQKTVDGPSSKDWRGGRGILENIIPSSTGAAKAVGKVLPELNKKLTGMAFRVPTSDVSVVDLTVELNKDASYEDICKAMKAASEGALKGVLGYTEDKVVATDFVGCNMPSIFDADAGIALDSTFVKVVTWYDNEYGYTCNMLRFLKHIAK; the protein is encoded by the coding sequence ATGACTGTTCGCGTTGGCATCAACGGCTTCGGCCGCATCGGTCGCATGGTGTTCCGCGCCGTGGCGAAGGAATTCCCCGAGATCGAGATCGTCGGCATCAACGACCTCCTCGAGCCCGATTACCTCGCTTACATGCTGAAGTACGATTCGGTGCACGGCCGCTTCAACGGTGACGTCACGGTCGAAGGCTCGAACCTGATCGTCAACGGCAAGAAGGTTCGCCTCACCGCCGTCAAGGACCCGGCCGAGCTGAAGTGGGACGAGGTCAAGGCCGACATCGTCATCGAGTCCACCGGCCTGTTCCTGTCGGCCGACGTGGCCGAGAAGCACTTGAAGGCCGGCGCCAAGAAGGTGCTGATGTCCGCTCCCTCCAAGGACGACACCCCCATGTTCGTCTATGGCGTGAACCACGAGAAGTATGCCGGCGAGAAGATCGTCTCGGCCGCGTCGTGCACCACCAACTGCCTGGCTCCCGTCGCCAAGGTGCTGAACGACAACTGGGGCATCAAGCGCGGCCTGATGACCACCGTGCACGCCGCCACCGCCACCCAGAAGACCGTCGACGGTCCGTCGTCCAAGGATTGGCGCGGTGGCCGCGGCATTCTGGAAAACATCATCCCGTCGTCCACCGGTGCCGCCAAGGCGGTGGGCAAGGTGCTGCCCGAGCTGAACAAGAAGCTGACCGGCATGGCCTTCCGCGTTCCCACCTCGGACGTCTCGGTGGTCGACCTGACCGTCGAGCTGAACAAGGACGCGTCGTACGAGGACATCTGCAAGGCCATGAAGGCGGCGTCTGAGGGCGCGCTCAAGGGCGTGCTGGGCTACACCGAGGACAAGGTGGTCGCCACCGACTTCGTCGGCTGCAACATGCCGTCCATCTTCGACGCCGACGCCGGCATCGCGCTGGACAGCACCTTCGTCAAGGTCGTCACCTGGTACGACAACGAGTACGGCTATACCTGCAACATGCTGCGCTTCCTGAAGCACATCGCCAAGTAA
- a CDS encoding flagellar hook assembly protein FlgD — MSTVDTTNTANTAATATGSAAGKATLGSNFNTFLTMLTTQLKHQDPLSPMDSTQFTNQLVQFSSVEQQINANSNLEKLIKLQQTAQTSQGITYLGQTVEVAGTDLPLQDSSASLSYTLPKEARDVKIVIKDSSGKQVNSISGETASGRHDITWNGKDSSGTQLDDGRYSFQVVATASDGTAITTTSTSFGRITKVTNDATNGATLVMGAGTKGNDITLTMDKVVSVNDSATGVNNAQLAAANAQYQAAMAQLQALQKSASTTNTGSSGQ, encoded by the coding sequence ATGAGCACCGTCGATACCACCAACACAGCCAATACGGCCGCCACCGCCACCGGCTCGGCGGCCGGCAAGGCGACGCTCGGCAGCAACTTCAACACCTTCCTGACCATGCTGACCACTCAGCTGAAGCATCAGGACCCGTTGTCGCCCATGGACTCGACCCAGTTCACCAACCAGCTGGTGCAGTTCTCCAGCGTCGAGCAGCAGATCAACGCCAATTCCAACCTGGAAAAGCTGATCAAGCTGCAGCAGACCGCTCAGACCTCGCAGGGCATCACCTATCTCGGCCAGACCGTCGAGGTGGCGGGCACCGACCTGCCGCTGCAAGACAGTTCGGCCTCGCTGTCCTACACCCTGCCCAAGGAAGCCCGCGACGTGAAGATCGTGATCAAGGACTCGTCGGGCAAACAGGTCAATTCCATCTCGGGCGAGACCGCATCGGGCCGCCACGACATCACCTGGAACGGCAAGGACTCGTCGGGCACCCAATTGGACGACGGCCGCTATTCCTTCCAGGTGGTGGCCACCGCCTCCGACGGTACGGCCATTACCACCACCAGCACCAGCTTCGGCCGGATCACCAAGGTGACCAACGACGCCACCAACGGCGCCACCCTGGTGATGGGTGCCGGAACCAAGGGCAACGACATCACGCTGACCATGGACAAGGTGGTCAGCGTCAACGACAGCGCGACCGGCGTCAACAACGCCCAACTGGCCGCCGCCAACGCCCAATATCAGGCCGCCATGGCGCAGCTTCAGGCGCTGCAGAAATCGGCCAGCACCACAAACACCGGCTCGAGCGGCCAGTAG
- a CDS encoding flagellar hook-length control protein FliK, whose product MTVQSIDKRVVPEANMTAVSQDKQQTSLSAEDAFLSLLQQTTQRFAGKTGNLSGMVSGDKVLSEHITRLHMEVKVDARKDTREDDQPAAKDARPATAKADKADKGRAAGSSAARKNDDTQAAPAQAKNDDDTATVQTADAKASDDDVSAQDDTAAAAPAEAKAQDDEELIVAIDVTVTETMQVVQVDNNTAGNASNLDLAALAQTVKAQLNGTDDTKTQEDPMAGLSAEDRQRITDLESRLVNDVQDGKMDDALDAATELVNQMIAKVSQHKATAEAATADQTSSLADDQARDLAAMLSGSNVHLDIKVQTKTADTTPVTQTAATVVETLSQLDLATQAAAQGNNQDPQAGQGFASNQDTAPTVAPAAVTPTQEAGTDTVAEAEARPFAAILAAQAEASTAEEAAPEQRNVIGLAGVGAAQAADKSSAGQAAQSAARTPRTPLQAQVMEQVTVQIDKQVKDGSDTIKIQLKPYELGKIEIKLEVSSDGHVSATVTADKPETLAMLQKDAKGLEKALEDAGLKPDSAATTFSLKGGEEQQNADRNNNNTRSRRGRNRGNANGEDGQLAGTGAAQAARGRSLGGRSGVDISV is encoded by the coding sequence ATGACCGTGCAATCCATCGACAAGCGTGTGGTACCCGAAGCCAACATGACTGCGGTCAGCCAGGACAAGCAGCAGACCAGCCTGTCGGCGGAAGACGCCTTCCTCTCGCTGCTGCAGCAGACCACCCAGCGCTTCGCCGGCAAGACCGGCAATCTGAGCGGCATGGTCTCCGGCGACAAGGTCCTGTCCGAACACATCACCCGCCTGCACATGGAAGTGAAGGTCGACGCCCGCAAGGACACCCGCGAGGATGACCAGCCGGCCGCCAAGGACGCTCGCCCCGCCACCGCCAAAGCCGATAAGGCCGACAAAGGCCGCGCCGCCGGCAGCAGCGCAGCCCGCAAGAACGACGACACCCAGGCGGCTCCCGCCCAGGCCAAGAACGACGACGACACCGCCACGGTCCAGACCGCCGACGCCAAGGCCTCGGACGACGACGTCTCCGCCCAGGACGATACCGCCGCCGCGGCCCCGGCCGAGGCCAAGGCCCAGGACGACGAGGAACTCATCGTCGCCATCGACGTGACCGTCACCGAGACCATGCAGGTCGTGCAGGTGGATAACAACACCGCCGGCAACGCCTCCAACCTGGATCTGGCGGCCCTGGCCCAGACCGTGAAGGCCCAACTGAACGGCACCGACGACACCAAGACCCAGGAAGACCCCATGGCGGGCCTGTCCGCCGAGGACCGCCAGCGCATCACCGATCTGGAAAGCCGTCTGGTCAACGATGTTCAGGACGGCAAGATGGACGATGCCCTGGACGCCGCCACCGAACTGGTCAACCAGATGATCGCCAAGGTCAGCCAGCACAAGGCCACCGCCGAGGCCGCCACCGCCGACCAGACCAGCAGCCTTGCCGACGATCAGGCCCGCGATCTGGCGGCCATGCTGTCGGGCTCCAACGTCCATCTCGACATCAAGGTCCAGACCAAGACCGCCGACACCACTCCGGTGACCCAGACCGCCGCCACGGTGGTCGAAACGCTGTCCCAGCTCGACCTCGCCACCCAGGCAGCCGCCCAGGGCAACAACCAGGACCCGCAGGCCGGCCAGGGCTTCGCCTCGAACCAGGACACCGCCCCAACCGTCGCGCCGGCGGCGGTCACGCCCACCCAGGAAGCGGGCACGGATACGGTGGCCGAAGCCGAGGCACGCCCCTTCGCCGCCATACTGGCCGCCCAGGCCGAGGCCTCCACCGCCGAGGAAGCCGCCCCCGAGCAGCGCAACGTCATCGGCCTGGCCGGAGTGGGCGCCGCCCAGGCCGCCGACAAGTCGTCGGCCGGCCAAGCCGCCCAATCCGCCGCGCGGACCCCCCGCACCCCGTTGCAGGCCCAGGTGATGGAACAGGTGACCGTCCAGATCGACAAGCAGGTCAAGGACGGCTCGGACACCATCAAGATCCAGTTGAAGCCCTACGAACTGGGCAAGATCGAGATCAAGCTGGAAGTCAGCTCCGACGGCCATGTCTCGGCCACCGTCACCGCCGACAAGCCCGAGACCCTGGCCATGCTGCAAAAGGACGCCAAGGGCCTGGAGAAGGCCCTGGAGGACGCGGGTCTCAAGCCCGACAGCGCCGCCACCACCTTCAGCCTGAAGGGCGGCGAGGAGCAGCAGAACGCTGATCGCAACAACAACAACACCCGCTCTCGCCGCGGCCGCAATCGCGGCAACGCCAACGGCGAGGACGGTCAGCTGGCTGGTACCGGCGCGGCGCAGGCCGCCCGTGGCCGCAGCCTCGGCGGACGCTCCGGCGTCGACATCTCGGTGTAG
- a CDS encoding molybdopterin-binding protein, whose amino-acid sequence MANAAILVIGNEILSGRTQDANVAYLGKELAARGITLAEVRIVRDDQPAIVAALDALRASHTYVFTSGGIGPTHDDITSAAIARAFGVPLERNPEAVRRLQSRYGDGELNAARLKMAEIPVGAQLVDNPISQAPGFRMGNVFVMAGVPSILRAMFEGIRHTLAEGPPQISRSVTLAVREGDLAEGLTRIQDRHPEVEVGSYPSFTEGRSLVTIVARGTDAGRLDSVMAETRVLAAELGAASAEA is encoded by the coding sequence ATGGCCAACGCGGCAATCCTGGTGATCGGCAATGAAATCCTGTCGGGTCGCACCCAGGATGCCAACGTCGCCTATCTGGGCAAGGAGCTGGCGGCACGCGGCATCACCCTGGCGGAAGTGCGCATCGTCCGCGATGACCAGCCGGCGATCGTCGCCGCCCTGGACGCACTCAGGGCTTCCCACACCTACGTCTTCACCAGCGGCGGCATCGGCCCCACCCATGACGACATCACCTCGGCCGCCATCGCCAGGGCGTTCGGCGTACCGCTGGAGCGCAACCCCGAAGCCGTCCGCCGCCTGCAAAGCCGCTACGGCGACGGCGAGCTCAACGCCGCCCGGCTGAAGATGGCGGAAATCCCGGTCGGCGCCCAGTTGGTCGACAACCCCATCAGCCAAGCCCCGGGCTTTCGCATGGGCAACGTCTTCGTCATGGCCGGAGTTCCCTCCATCCTGCGGGCCATGTTCGAAGGAATTCGCCACACCCTGGCCGAAGGCCCGCCCCAGATATCGCGCTCCGTCACCCTGGCCGTGCGGGAAGGCGATCTGGCCGAGGGGCTGACCCGCATCCAGGACCGCCACCCCGAGGTGGAAGTGGGGTCCTACCCCTCGTTCACCGAGGGCCGCTCGCTGGTGACCATCGTGGCGCGCGGCACCGATGCCGGGCGGCTGGACAGCGTCATGGCCGAAACCCGCGTCCTGGCGGCCGAACTGGGCGCCGCATCGGCCGAGGCCTGA
- a CDS encoding bifunctional GNAT family N-acetyltransferase/(deoxy)nucleoside triphosphate pyrophosphohydrolase, which translates to MAERGCREPGTVWAGHPLLTARLRLRPVDGRDLDGLVALLGDWDVVRLTAAIPHPYSLDDAKAFVILQETRRAEGKGVALAMERTVDGALVGVIGFGLERDGSPELGYWVGKDFWGLGYATEAAHRLIRHLFDTLGFDRVWAHFHPDNTASQRVLEKVGLTFLRVDTCPMPARGESVVAPVFRLKKADWQMARSLRPTLLVVAAALVDGDGRVLMASRPAGKTMAGLWEFPGGKIHEGETPETALVRELEEELGIDVRESCLAPVAFASHDYDTFHLLMPLYLVRVWKGNPASREGQELRWVRAARLGDLPMPPADIPLVAILREWV; encoded by the coding sequence ATGGCGGAACGGGGTTGCCGGGAGCCCGGCACTGTCTGGGCGGGGCATCCGCTGCTCACCGCCCGGCTGCGCTTGCGGCCGGTCGACGGCAGGGACCTGGACGGGCTGGTCGCCCTGCTCGGCGACTGGGACGTGGTGCGGCTGACCGCCGCCATTCCCCACCCCTACAGCCTTGACGACGCCAAGGCCTTCGTCATCTTGCAGGAAACCCGCCGCGCCGAGGGCAAGGGCGTGGCGCTGGCCATGGAGCGCACCGTCGACGGCGCACTGGTCGGCGTGATCGGCTTCGGGCTCGAGCGGGACGGCTCGCCGGAACTGGGGTACTGGGTCGGCAAGGATTTCTGGGGCCTGGGCTACGCCACCGAGGCGGCGCACCGCCTGATCCGCCATCTGTTCGATACCCTGGGCTTCGACCGGGTGTGGGCTCATTTCCATCCCGACAACACCGCCTCCCAGCGGGTGCTGGAGAAGGTGGGCCTCACCTTCCTGCGCGTCGACACCTGCCCCATGCCGGCGCGGGGCGAAAGCGTCGTCGCCCCGGTCTTCAGGCTGAAGAAGGCGGACTGGCAGATGGCCCGCTCGCTCCGCCCCACCCTGCTGGTGGTGGCCGCCGCCCTGGTGGACGGCGATGGCCGCGTGCTGATGGCGTCCCGTCCCGCCGGCAAGACCATGGCCGGACTGTGGGAGTTTCCCGGCGGCAAGATTCACGAGGGTGAAACCCCGGAAACCGCCCTGGTCCGCGAACTGGAGGAGGAACTGGGCATCGACGTGCGGGAAAGCTGCCTGGCTCCCGTCGCCTTCGCCTCCCACGACTACGACACCTTTCACCTGCTGATGCCGCTCTACCTGGTGCGGGTGTGGAAGGGCAACCCCGCCTCCCGCGAGGGCCAGGAACTGCGCTGGGTGCGCGCCGCCCGCCTGGGCGACCTGCCCATGCCGCCCGCCGACATCCCCCTGGTCGCCATCCTCCGGGAGTGGGTATAA
- a CDS encoding flagellar hook-basal body complex protein gives MSLYGALFSGVSGLASQSSAMGAISDNITNVNTTGYKGAKVNFQTLVTKQVSLTSYSPGGVQSKPRAAIDSQGLLQATSESTDMALSGQGMFVVNTDPDPATSGNGMFAYTRAGSFKVDKEGYLQNVSGFYLQGWPLQPTNNNVLAKPTETTIDGNTYMKAYKQSDGTFHYVNQNIINPQETKSLNLKTIGGTADQTTQIKMGANLPSGDTIYDPASTSSSGYHQTSVLIYDSLGDTHNFNVNWTKTNSNQWDVETKSNFYSVSTTLTDAAANNTAALKLYGGAAGNSGQGVKTLIAAASTSLGYFSNTGAIAMPAGTLQTSDLPVGSVLNISSASGTASTNNGNWYVSGTVATSPAITDTAAGISVTLGIAGATKNISGKFTAAGSELDLGQTPASLGISPGDYIHVTNAVNTTANTGYYLVAAGSTANSINLTPADYVTTSTAPYQDQRGVNPPSGAASMDIVDGSTPSLIYGSQARLDFTASSSADISNLQGKTIAFTVGGNTLHVKFDTTGTLSPGLGQEVIINLNSTSYTSGSDVATLVAQALSNPRNWDADTNITALPNDIMPQDVIPIGATMPLFRANGSTVEIVQQKGGSTMTIDASDMGTGLTQSQARNWSSGIPSVDTVDGIFKLNAITATNPAITFNGDGTPKDINVAKMAVTWANGAQSMTLVPNGTGADQRINWFVGNTSQADGMTQLGGTYQLAYLTQNGAKFGNFSGVSVGTDGVVTALFDNGVRRPVFQIPIATFTNPNGLESLTGNSWIETNTSGSYTLRQANNAGAGSIQSASLEASTVDIGSEFTTMIVTQRAYSAAAKIITTADQMLDELVQIKR, from the coding sequence ATGAGCTTGTATGGCGCATTGTTCTCGGGTGTCTCCGGTCTGGCTTCTCAGTCCAGCGCCATGGGAGCCATCTCGGACAACATCACCAACGTGAACACCACCGGCTACAAGGGAGCCAAGGTCAACTTCCAGACCCTGGTGACCAAGCAGGTCTCCCTGACCTCCTACTCGCCGGGCGGCGTCCAGTCCAAGCCCCGGGCGGCCATCGACAGCCAGGGCCTGCTGCAGGCCACCTCCGAATCCACCGACATGGCGCTCTCGGGCCAGGGCATGTTCGTGGTCAACACCGACCCCGATCCGGCCACGTCGGGCAACGGCATGTTCGCCTACACCCGCGCCGGGTCGTTCAAGGTGGACAAGGAAGGCTACCTGCAGAACGTGTCGGGCTTCTACCTCCAGGGCTGGCCGCTGCAGCCGACCAACAACAACGTTCTGGCCAAGCCGACCGAGACGACCATCGACGGCAACACCTATATGAAGGCGTACAAGCAGTCGGACGGCACGTTCCACTACGTCAACCAGAACATCATCAATCCGCAGGAAACCAAGTCCCTCAATCTGAAGACCATCGGCGGCACCGCCGATCAGACCACTCAGATCAAGATGGGCGCCAACCTGCCGTCGGGCGACACCATCTACGACCCGGCCAGCACCTCATCGTCGGGCTACCACCAGACCAGCGTGCTGATCTACGACTCGCTCGGCGACACTCACAATTTCAACGTCAACTGGACCAAGACCAACTCCAACCAGTGGGACGTGGAAACCAAGAGCAACTTCTACTCGGTTTCCACCACCCTGACCGACGCGGCCGCCAACAACACCGCGGCACTGAAGCTCTACGGCGGCGCCGCCGGCAATTCCGGCCAGGGCGTCAAGACGCTGATCGCCGCGGCCTCCACCTCCCTGGGCTATTTCTCCAACACCGGCGCCATCGCCATGCCGGCCGGCACCTTGCAGACCAGCGACCTTCCGGTCGGTTCCGTCCTCAACATCTCGTCCGCCTCGGGCACCGCCAGCACCAATAACGGCAATTGGTACGTGAGCGGCACCGTCGCCACTTCGCCAGCCATCACCGATACCGCCGCCGGTATCTCCGTGACCCTGGGGATCGCCGGCGCCACCAAAAATATCTCCGGCAAGTTCACCGCGGCGGGCAGCGAGCTTGACCTCGGCCAGACTCCCGCCAGCCTGGGCATCTCCCCCGGCGACTACATCCATGTCACCAATGCCGTCAACACCACCGCCAACACCGGCTACTACCTGGTGGCGGCGGGCTCCACGGCCAACAGCATCAATCTGACCCCCGCCGACTACGTCACCACCTCGACCGCTCCCTATCAGGATCAGCGCGGCGTCAATCCGCCGTCCGGCGCGGCCTCCATGGATATCGTGGACGGTTCCACTCCCTCGCTGATCTACGGCAGCCAGGCCCGACTGGACTTCACCGCCTCGTCGTCGGCCGATATTTCCAACCTGCAGGGCAAGACCATCGCCTTCACGGTCGGCGGCAACACCCTGCACGTCAAGTTCGACACGACCGGAACCCTGTCTCCCGGCCTGGGCCAGGAAGTCATCATCAACCTCAACAGCACCAGCTACACCTCGGGCTCGGACGTCGCCACCCTGGTGGCTCAGGCACTCAGCAACCCGCGCAATTGGGACGCCGACACCAACATCACCGCCCTCCCGAATGATATCATGCCCCAGGACGTCATTCCCATTGGCGCGACCATGCCGCTGTTCCGTGCCAACGGCTCGACGGTGGAAATCGTCCAGCAGAAGGGCGGTTCGACCATGACCATCGATGCGAGCGACATGGGAACCGGCCTGACCCAGTCGCAAGCCCGCAACTGGAGTTCCGGCATCCCCTCGGTGGATACCGTGGACGGCATTTTCAAACTCAATGCCATCACCGCCACCAACCCGGCCATCACCTTCAACGGCGACGGCACGCCCAAGGACATCAACGTCGCCAAGATGGCGGTCACCTGGGCCAACGGCGCCCAGTCCATGACCCTGGTGCCCAACGGCACCGGCGCCGACCAGCGCATCAACTGGTTCGTGGGCAACACCTCGCAGGCCGACGGCATGACCCAGCTGGGCGGCACCTATCAGCTGGCCTACCTGACCCAGAACGGCGCCAAGTTCGGCAACTTCTCGGGCGTGTCGGTGGGCACCGACGGCGTGGTCACCGCCCTGTTCGACAACGGCGTGCGCCGTCCGGTCTTCCAGATCCCCATCGCCACCTTCACCAACCCCAACGGCCTGGAATCGCTGACCGGCAATTCCTGGATCGAGACCAACACGTCGGGCTCCTACACCCTGCGCCAAGCCAACAACGCCGGCGCCGGTTCCATCCAGTCGGCGTCGCTCGAAGCCTCGACCGTCGACATCGGTTCCGAGTTCACCACCATGATCGTGACCCAGCGCGCCTACTCGGCGGCGGCGAAGATCATCACCACTGCCGACCAGATGCTGGACGAACTGGTGCAGATCAAGCGTTAA
- a CDS encoding peptidylprolyl isomerase: MDAAPGAQTIDEKERSLMKMLFARRPMLALSLAAGLAASPAFAADTVVANVNGSDIKMSQLAEFGRQMGPQAPYEAVLEVAINNQLVYEQAKREKLDADPDVKAALKRVEVQLMAQAMMQKKVRGAVTEEAIKARYDQAVKNFTPQEEVHARHILVETEEGARSIIADLNRGSDFGELAKSRSTDKGSGAMGGDLGYFVQSAMVPEFATAAFAMRPGEVSKTPVKSQFGYHIIKVEDKRMASIPPFDQAKPVIARQIADELQEKMVIDLREKAKIKRFKPDGTPLEAAKK; encoded by the coding sequence GTGGACGCCGCCCCTGGCGCCCAGACCATCGACGAGAAGGAACGATCGCTCATGAAGATGCTGTTTGCGCGCCGCCCCATGCTCGCCCTTTCCCTGGCGGCCGGGCTGGCCGCCAGCCCGGCGTTTGCCGCCGATACCGTTGTGGCCAACGTCAACGGCTCCGACATCAAGATGTCGCAGTTGGCCGAATTCGGCCGCCAGATGGGTCCGCAGGCCCCCTACGAAGCGGTGCTCGAGGTCGCCATCAACAACCAGCTGGTCTACGAACAGGCCAAGCGCGAGAAGCTGGACGCCGATCCCGACGTCAAGGCGGCCCTGAAGCGGGTCGAGGTCCAGCTGATGGCCCAGGCCATGATGCAGAAGAAGGTCCGCGGCGCCGTCACCGAAGAAGCCATCAAGGCCCGCTACGACCAGGCGGTGAAGAATTTCACCCCCCAGGAAGAAGTGCACGCCCGTCACATCCTGGTGGAAACCGAGGAAGGCGCCCGCTCGATCATCGCCGACCTGAATCGCGGCTCGGATTTCGGCGAACTGGCCAAGAGCCGTTCCACCGACAAGGGCTCGGGCGCCATGGGTGGCGATCTCGGCTATTTCGTCCAGAGCGCCATGGTGCCGGAATTCGCCACCGCCGCCTTCGCCATGCGTCCGGGCGAGGTGTCCAAGACCCCGGTGAAGAGCCAGTTCGGCTATCACATCATCAAGGTCGAGGACAAGCGGATGGCCTCCATCCCGCCCTTCGACCAGGCCAAGCCGGTCATCGCCCGCCAGATCGCCGATGAACTCCAGGAAAAGATGGTGATCGATCTGCGCGAGAAGGCCAAGATCAAGCGGTTCAAGCCCGACGGCACGCCGCTGGAAGCGGCCAAGAAGTAA
- the argJ gene encoding bifunctional glutamate N-acetyltransferase/amino-acid acetyltransferase ArgJ — protein MTAISPLAPKSFPDMPVIAGIRLASHACGVRYAGRTDLLLVEMDKGTSAAGVFTRSLTASAPVEWCRTAVAKGSARALVVNSGNANAFTGSVGVASVRRTVESASALMGCKDSEVYIASTGTIGVRLPDEKITAALADVRAKLQPGNWRDAAQAIMTTDTYPKGATRTAVIDGTTVIINGIAKGAGMIAPDMATMLSYVFTDAALPSGVLQDLLGKGVDRSFNAITVDSDTSTSDTLMLFATGKAGNTVIKDAKDKRLADFKAKLFDLLLDLALQVVKDGEGATKFVTIHVTGAAGKRAARTIGMAIANSPLVKTAIAGEDANWGRVVMAVGKAGEKANRDRLSIRMGGVLVADKGEIAAGYDEAPVTAHFKGQDIVIEVDVGVGKGRSTVYTCDLTHAYIDINGSYRT, from the coding sequence ATGACCGCCATCTCCCCCCTCGCGCCCAAGAGCTTCCCCGACATGCCCGTGATCGCCGGCATCCGGCTGGCCAGCCACGCCTGCGGCGTGCGCTACGCCGGGCGCACCGACCTGCTGCTGGTCGAGATGGACAAGGGCACCTCGGCCGCCGGCGTCTTCACCCGTTCGCTGACCGCCTCGGCGCCGGTGGAATGGTGCCGCACCGCCGTGGCCAAGGGCTCGGCCCGAGCCCTGGTGGTCAATTCCGGCAACGCCAACGCCTTCACCGGCTCGGTGGGCGTCGCCTCGGTGCGCCGTACGGTGGAGTCCGCCTCCGCCCTGATGGGCTGCAAGGATTCCGAGGTCTACATCGCGTCCACCGGCACCATCGGCGTGCGTCTGCCCGACGAGAAGATCACGGCGGCCCTGGCCGACGTGCGCGCCAAGCTCCAGCCCGGCAACTGGCGAGACGCCGCCCAGGCCATCATGACCACCGACACCTATCCCAAGGGCGCCACCCGCACCGCCGTGATCGACGGCACCACGGTGATCATCAACGGCATCGCCAAGGGCGCCGGCATGATCGCGCCGGACATGGCGACCATGCTGTCCTACGTCTTCACCGACGCGGCCCTGCCGTCCGGCGTGCTGCAGGATCTGCTGGGGAAGGGCGTCGACCGCTCGTTCAACGCCATCACCGTGGATTCCGACACCTCGACCAGCGACACCCTGATGCTGTTCGCCACGGGCAAAGCGGGCAACACGGTGATCAAGGACGCCAAGGACAAGCGCCTGGCCGACTTCAAGGCCAAGCTGTTCGACCTGCTGCTCGATCTGGCGCTGCAGGTGGTCAAGGACGGCGAGGGCGCCACCAAGTTCGTCACCATCCACGTGACCGGCGCCGCCGGCAAGCGGGCGGCGCGCACCATCGGCATGGCCATCGCCAACTCGCCGCTGGTCAAGACCGCCATCGCCGGCGAGGACGCCAATTGGGGCCGCGTCGTGATGGCGGTGGGCAAGGCGGGCGAAAAGGCCAACCGCGACCGGCTCTCCATCCGCATGGGCGGCGTGCTGGTCGCCGACAAGGGCGAGATCGCCGCCGGCTACGACGAGGCGCCGGTGACCGCCCACTTCAAGGGCCAGGACATCGTCATCGAGGTGGACGTGGGCGTGGGCAAGGGAAGATCGACCGTCTATACTTGCGACCTGACCCACGCATACATCGACATCAACGGGTCCTATCGGACCTGA